One window from the genome of Nicotiana sylvestris chromosome 9, ASM39365v2, whole genome shotgun sequence encodes:
- the LOC138877637 gene encoding secreted RxLR effector protein 161-like, whose product MISSLLYLTASRLDIIFIVGLCALFQDNPKESHLTATKRILRYLKGTTDLCLWYLKGSNFNLVGYADADYAGFLMDRKSTSGMAHFLGSCLVSWAMKKQNSVALSTAKAEYVDAASYCAQLSRIKQQLMDFGIEVGCIPIFCDNTRAISMTKNLVHHKRTKHIDVRHHFLRDNYEKGLITIELCATDK is encoded by the coding sequence atgattagttcacttttgtatcttactgctagcagactTGACATAATTTTCATTGTAGGTCTTTGTGCTCTTTTTCAGGATAATCCTAAGGAATCCCACTTGACTGCTaccaagaggatactgagatatttgaaaggcactactgatcttTGCCTTTGGTACCTTAAAGGTAGTAACTTTAATCTggtaggatatgctgatgctgattatgcaggtttccttatGGATAGaaaaagcacctcaggtatggctcattttcttggttcatgtctggtATCATGGGCCATGAAAAAGCAGAactcagtggccttatccactgctaAGGCTGAATATGTTGATGCTGCCTCTTATTGTGCTCAACTGTCGCGGATCAAACAACAGCTGatggattttggcattgaagttggttgcatccctatcttttgtgataacactagggCTATAAGTATGACCAAGAACctagttcatcataagaggactaagcacatagatgttagacatcacttcctaagggacaactatgagaaaggattgattacTATAGAATTATGTGCTACTGATAAataa